One Corvus cornix cornix isolate S_Up_H32 chromosome 10, ASM73873v5, whole genome shotgun sequence genomic region harbors:
- the HEXA gene encoding beta-hexosaminidase subunit alpha isoform X2 translates to MSLLSCVLLLSFFTENEPSWETPCSELLVYVSTPGCDGFPSLDSKESYKLSVSKGSMLLSAETIWGALRGLETFSQLIGRDENGTYYINETEIVDFPRFPHRGLLLDTSRHYLPLRAILETLDVMAYNKFNVFHWHIVDDPSFPYESSTFPELSKQGAFNAMTHVYTASDVRTVIEYARLRGIRVIAEFDTPGHTLSWGPGAPGLLTPCYTGKAPSGVYGPINPIVNSTYQFVTSLFQEVSAVFPDFFLHLGGDEVDFTCWKSNPEIRAFMKEMGFGEDYKKLESFYIQRLLHIVSSLGKGYIVWQEVFDNDVKLRPDTIIHVWKENSMQYMNEMANVTRAGYRALLSAPWYLNRISYGQDWIAAYKVEPLSFAGSPEQKALVMGGEACMWGEYVDVTNLTPRLWPRAGAIAERLWSNETVRDVEDAYARLAEFRCTLLGRGVQAQPLYVGYCDREFGGL, encoded by the exons ATGTCTCTCCTCTCTTGTGTGCTCCTTTTAAGCTTCTTCACAG AGAATGAGCCATCCTGGGAAACACCCTGCTCTGAGCTTCTCGTCTATGTTTCCACGCCAGGCTGCGATGGGTTTCCCAGCCTAGACTCCAAGGAGAGCT ATAAACTGTCCGTCTCCAAAGGCTCcatgctgctctctgcagagacCATCTGGGGAGCTCTCCGAG gCCTGGAAACATTCAGCCAGCTCATTGGGAGAGATGAGAATGGCACG TACTACATCAATGAGACAGAAATCGTGGACTTTCCCCGCTTCCCTCACCGGGGACTGTTGCTGGACACCTCTCGTCACTACCTGCCTCTGAGAGCCATCCTGGAAACTCTG GACGTCATGGCTTACAACAAGTTCAACGTGTTTCACTGGCACATTGTGGATGACCCATCTTTCCCCTATGAGAGCTCCACGTTCCCAGAGCTCAGCAAGCAG GGAGCCTTCAATGCCATGACCCACGTGTACACAGCCAGCGACGTGCGCACCGTGATCGAGTACGCCCGCCTGCGCGGCATCAGAGTCATCGCTGAGTTCGATACCCCTGGCCACACCCTCTCCTGGGGGCCAG GTGCTCCAGGCCTCTTGACTCCCTGCTATACGGGCAAGGCTCCTTCTGGAGTCTATGGGCCCATCAACCCCATCGTTAACAGCACCTACCAGTTTGTGACCAGTTTGTTCCAGGAGGTCAGTGCTGTGTTCCCAGACTTCTTTCTTCACCTCGGTGGCGATGAGGTGGATTTCACGTGCTG GAAATCCAATCCAGAAATCCGTGCTTTCATGAAGGAGATGGGCTTTGGTGAAGATTACAAAAAATTGGAGTCTTTCTACATCCAGAG GCTTCTGCACATTGTCTCTTCCCTTGGAAAAGGTTATATTGTGTGGCAGGAGGTGTTTGACAACGACGTGAAG CTGAGGCCCGACACCATCATCCACGTGTGGAAGGAGAACTCCATGCAGTACATGAACGAGATGGCCAACGTCACCAGGGCTGGCTACcgggctctgctctctgcacccTGGTACCTCAACCGCATCTCCTACGGGCAGGACTGGATAGCAGCCTATAAGGTGGAGCCCTTGAGCTTTGCAG gcagccctgagcagaAGGCCCTGGTGATGGGTGGTGAGGCCTGCATGTGGGGTGAATATGTGGATGTCACCAACCTGACCCCCAGGCTCTG GCCAAGAGCTGGGGCCATAGCTGAAAGACTCTGGAGCAATGAGACCGTCAGGGACGTGGAAGATGCGTACGCCCGGCTGGCGGAGTTCCGCTGCACCTTGCTTGG GCGTGGTGTCCAAGCACAGCCTCTCTACGTCGGATACTGTGACCGTGAATTTGGCGGGCTTTGA